In a single window of the Flavivirga spongiicola genome:
- a CDS encoding Gfo/Idh/MocA family protein, translated as MEQKKNNLSRRNFVKGSTLAAGGILLTPSLLTASPIFNKTKKLKLAVVGCGGRGTGAVSQALRADENVKLVAMADAFEDRLEDAYTSLTKMFQTDKLHVKPSHKFVGFGSYKKAIDAADVVILTTPPGFRPQHFEYAISQGKHVFMEKPVATDVAGIKKVLEATKMAKAKKLNVVVGLQRHYQASYIEAYNRIQKGAIGQIVSGQVYWNGSGVWVRPRKDHQTEMAYQMRNWYYFNWICGDHILEQHIHNIDIANWFVGGYPIKASGTGGREVRKGKDHGHIFDHHVVEFEYENGTIISSQCRHQPGTKHRVDEFFQGTLGTSYTDGGGSAKLKKYDGTNIYTHDNENDINPYQQEHNRLFKSIRNGEVINDAENGAKSTMTAIMGRMATYSGKEITWDKAMALNHKIVPDEDTLTFDSVPPVIRDEYGNYPVPVPGKTNFI; from the coding sequence ATGGAACAAAAAAAGAACAATTTATCAAGGCGCAACTTTGTAAAAGGATCAACTTTAGCAGCTGGTGGCATTTTGCTAACGCCTTCGCTACTTACCGCTAGTCCAATATTTAATAAAACTAAAAAATTAAAACTAGCTGTTGTAGGATGTGGAGGGCGAGGTACCGGTGCAGTAAGTCAGGCATTGAGGGCAGATGAAAATGTAAAATTAGTTGCCATGGCTGACGCTTTTGAAGATCGCTTAGAAGATGCTTACACAAGCTTAACAAAAATGTTTCAAACTGATAAACTTCATGTAAAGCCCTCCCATAAGTTTGTTGGTTTTGGTTCTTACAAAAAAGCCATTGATGCTGCCGATGTTGTTATTTTAACGACACCTCCAGGGTTTAGACCTCAGCATTTTGAGTATGCTATTTCTCAAGGAAAGCATGTGTTCATGGAAAAACCTGTAGCCACAGACGTTGCAGGGATTAAGAAAGTATTGGAAGCCACTAAAATGGCCAAAGCTAAGAAATTAAATGTAGTGGTTGGCCTTCAAAGACACTATCAAGCAAGTTATATAGAAGCCTATAATCGTATTCAAAAAGGTGCTATTGGTCAAATCGTATCCGGACAGGTATATTGGAATGGTTCAGGCGTTTGGGTAAGACCTAGAAAAGACCATCAGACCGAAATGGCGTACCAAATGAGAAATTGGTATTATTTTAATTGGATTTGCGGAGATCATATCTTAGAGCAACATATTCACAATATAGATATTGCCAATTGGTTTGTTGGTGGATACCCGATAAAAGCAAGTGGAACAGGAGGAAGAGAAGTTCGTAAAGGAAAAGATCACGGTCATATTTTTGATCATCATGTGGTTGAGTTTGAATATGAAAATGGCACCATTATTTCTAGTCAATGCAGGCATCAACCTGGCACAAAACATAGAGTGGATGAGTTTTTTCAAGGCACTCTAGGCACATCTTATACAGATGGAGGGGGTTCAGCAAAATTAAAAAAATACGATGGAACTAACATTTACACGCATGATAATGAAAATGATATTAATCCTTACCAACAAGAACACAACCGTCTCTTCAAATCTATTCGAAATGGAGAGGTGATTAACGATGCGGAAAATGGTGCAAAAAGTACAATGACAGCCATTATGGGCAGAATGGCCACCTATTCTGGTAAAGAAATAACTTGGGATAAAGCTATGGCCCTTAATCATAAAATAGTTCCGGACGAAGACACACTTACTTTTGATTCTGTACCTCCTGTTATTCGTGACGAATACGGGAATTACCCTGTTCCAGTTCCTGGAAAGACTAATTTTATATAA
- a CDS encoding transmembrane 220 family protein, protein MKSNQPLSKQKKIINFILCALFIIFALLQLNDPDGILWFSIYFIVAITCLYNSFKPISRPFLILILIALLAYAAFHFSLFIDYLKTEDKEEIFGEMVYDKPYLEGTREFIGLLIAALGIMYQIKIRKRQ, encoded by the coding sequence ATGAAGTCTAATCAACCATTAAGTAAACAGAAAAAAATTATTAATTTTATTCTATGTGCCCTCTTCATCATTTTTGCTCTTTTACAATTAAATGATCCTGATGGTATTTTATGGTTTTCTATTTATTTTATTGTGGCAATCACGTGTCTATACAATAGTTTTAAACCTATTTCTAGACCATTTTTAATTCTAATACTTATCGCTTTATTAGCCTATGCTGCATTTCATTTCTCATTATTTATTGATTATTTAAAAACAGAAGATAAAGAAGAAATTTTTGGCGAAATGGTTTACGATAAACCTTATTTAGAAGGTACTAGAGAATTTATAGGGCTATTAATAGCAGCTTTAGGCATCATGTATCAAATAAAGATTAGAAAAAGGCAGTAA
- a CDS encoding 3-keto-disaccharide hydrolase produces the protein MRNYLSLICVLTLLLTTSCKKKVHTDETPNSNKTVENWIPLFNGKDLKDWTIKIKGQPLGENYKNTFIVENGIMKVNYDEYNDTFNESYGHIYYNKEFSNYKFRMQYRFTGDQIKDGAGWATRNSGVMIHCEDPKNIGLNQNFPVSIEVQLLGGLGTGERPTGNLCTPGTNVVMNNELFTPHCVNSSSKTFHGDQWVNIEIEVRNDSIIKHFINGKNVLSYTKPQIGGSVDYNEAYWKNKQGHPLKKGYISLQSESHPVEFKNIEILEL, from the coding sequence ATGAGAAATTATTTAAGTTTAATTTGTGTTTTAACCCTGTTATTAACTACAAGTTGCAAGAAAAAAGTCCATACAGATGAAACGCCTAACAGTAATAAAACTGTTGAAAACTGGATCCCTTTATTTAATGGTAAAGATTTAAAGGATTGGACCATTAAAATTAAGGGGCAGCCTTTAGGGGAAAATTACAAAAACACTTTTATAGTAGAAAATGGCATCATGAAAGTAAATTACGATGAATACAATGACACTTTTAATGAATCTTATGGTCATATCTATTATAATAAAGAGTTTTCGAATTATAAATTTAGAATGCAATACCGATTTACTGGCGATCAAATAAAAGACGGTGCTGGATGGGCAACACGAAATAGCGGCGTCATGATTCATTGTGAAGACCCGAAAAACATTGGCCTAAACCAAAACTTCCCTGTATCAATTGAAGTCCAACTTTTAGGCGGATTAGGAACAGGTGAGCGCCCTACTGGTAATTTATGCACCCCAGGCACTAACGTTGTCATGAATAATGAGTTATTTACACCTCATTGTGTAAACTCTTCATCAAAGACTTTTCATGGAGATCAATGGGTCAATATAGAAATTGAAGTTAGAAACGATTCTATTATTAAGCATTTTATTAATGGTAAAAATGTCCTCTCTTATACAAAACCTCAAATTGGAGGCTCTGTTGATTACAACGAAGCATATTGGAAAAACAAACAAGGTCACCCCTTAAAGAAAGGTTATATTTCTTTACAAAGTGAAAGTCATCCTGTTGAATTTAAAAATATAGAAATCCTAGAATTATAA
- a CDS encoding Gfo/Idh/MocA family protein, with translation MKTNRKTNNRRSFIKKAALTSLGISIIPRHVMGQGFIPPSDKLNIAIIGGGGKGYSDAVNTWNNGASNIAAICDVDWNQSKRLMDKFPNALKYRDYRKLFDDIKDIDAVTVSTPDHTHAVIAMAAIKSNKHVYVQKPLTHSIHEARMLTEAANQYKVVTQMGNQGASGNGVKQMIKWFDEGKIGTVKKVHVWTNRPVWPQGIETPVDKPALLDGLDWDTWVGPAKMVDYHPLYHPFKWRGWWNFGTGALGDMGCHLMDPPFRVLGLGYPTEVESSVGAIFKKDWTPEYLPESCPPSSRTQLKFPASAKNASEITLTWSDGGLRPFHPDLVPADHPIGDNDSANGVIMIGEKGIMTCGTYGRSPKIYFNNGELLTFKDTEENKLPENGHHTSWVEACKDGFGKTKHKALTSSFNYAGPLTESVLMGNLAIRSYNLRKPKGNRFEYPGRKKLLWDGNNMKITNFDEANQFVKRAYRKGWTL, from the coding sequence ATGAAAACAAATCGTAAAACAAACAACAGAAGGTCTTTTATTAAGAAAGCTGCTTTAACATCCTTAGGAATTTCTATTATTCCTAGACATGTTATGGGTCAAGGATTTATTCCCCCAAGTGACAAACTAAATATAGCTATTATAGGTGGTGGTGGTAAAGGTTATTCTGATGCAGTAAACACGTGGAATAATGGCGCTTCTAATATTGCAGCTATTTGTGATGTGGATTGGAATCAGTCAAAAAGATTGATGGATAAATTTCCTAATGCTTTAAAATATCGCGACTATCGCAAGTTGTTTGATGATATAAAAGATATAGATGCTGTTACAGTTTCTACACCGGATCATACTCACGCTGTAATAGCCATGGCTGCCATAAAATCAAACAAACATGTATATGTACAAAAACCACTGACTCATAGTATACACGAAGCCAGAATGCTTACAGAAGCAGCTAATCAATATAAAGTAGTTACTCAAATGGGTAATCAAGGTGCTTCTGGAAATGGTGTTAAACAAATGATCAAATGGTTTGATGAAGGTAAAATTGGTACGGTAAAGAAAGTTCATGTTTGGACGAATCGGCCTGTTTGGCCTCAAGGCATTGAGACACCTGTAGATAAGCCAGCATTGTTGGACGGTTTGGACTGGGATACCTGGGTAGGACCTGCAAAAATGGTCGACTACCATCCGTTATACCATCCGTTTAAATGGCGTGGCTGGTGGAATTTTGGTACAGGAGCTTTGGGAGACATGGGATGTCACTTAATGGACCCTCCTTTTAGAGTATTAGGATTAGGCTACCCTACCGAAGTTGAAAGCAGTGTAGGTGCTATTTTTAAAAAAGATTGGACACCTGAGTATTTACCTGAATCTTGCCCACCTTCTTCAAGAACACAATTAAAGTTTCCTGCCTCAGCTAAAAATGCATCAGAAATTACATTAACTTGGTCTGATGGTGGCCTAAGACCATTTCATCCAGACTTGGTCCCTGCAGATCATCCTATTGGGGATAACGACAGTGCTAATGGTGTCATCATGATTGGAGAAAAAGGCATCATGACCTGTGGCACTTACGGAAGATCTCCTAAAATTTATTTTAATAATGGCGAACTCTTAACTTTTAAAGATACGGAAGAAAATAAACTACCAGAAAACGGGCATCATACCTCTTGGGTTGAAGCTTGTAAAGATGGTTTCGGTAAAACGAAACATAAAGCATTAACGTCTTCATTTAATTACGCAGGTCCTTTAACCGAGAGTGTTTTAATGGGCAATCTTGCTATTAGAAGTTATAATTTAAGAAAACCCAAAGGAAATAGGTTTGAATACCCTGGACGTAAAAAGTTATTATGGGATGGCAACAATATGAAGATCACAAATTTTGATGAAGCCAACCAGTTTGTAAAAAGAGCCTATCGCAAAGGTTGGACTTTATAA
- a CDS encoding gluconate 2-dehydrogenase subunit 3 family protein: MNRRDVLKGLGLSLGYAIATPGIMSMLQSCKTEASLWVPKLLSIDEGIVITNLIDLILPKTDATPGALDVNVPEFLDLYAFKTYDEKRKKTFKKGINGIMKALNINEDNSVAALKTEDYDALLAKYLKASKEQQELYRQEEDKENKDVILFNALSNLRSSSIWAYKNSELIGEQVLAYDPIPGLQIGCGTIEETSGGKAWSL; the protein is encoded by the coding sequence ATGAATAGAAGAGACGTATTAAAAGGCTTGGGGCTATCATTGGGCTATGCTATAGCTACCCCCGGAATAATGAGCATGCTTCAAAGTTGTAAAACGGAAGCTTCATTATGGGTTCCTAAGCTTTTATCAATAGACGAAGGTATTGTTATAACTAACTTAATCGATCTTATCCTTCCAAAAACAGATGCGACACCGGGAGCTTTAGATGTTAACGTCCCTGAGTTTTTAGATTTATATGCTTTCAAAACTTATGATGAAAAACGAAAAAAAACTTTTAAAAAAGGCATAAACGGTATCATGAAAGCTCTAAATATTAATGAAGACAATAGTGTTGCCGCTTTAAAAACTGAAGATTATGATGCGCTATTAGCTAAATATTTAAAAGCATCTAAAGAACAACAGGAACTATACAGGCAAGAGGAGGACAAAGAAAATAAAGATGTTATTTTGTTTAATGCACTTTCTAATTTAAGAAGTTCATCCATTTGGGCTTATAAAAATAGCGAACTCATTGGAGAACAAGTACTCGCTTACGATCCAATTCCAGGATTACAAATAGGATGCGGTACCATAGAAGAAACTTCTGGAGGTAAAGCCTGGTCTTTATAA
- a CDS encoding formylglycine-generating enzyme family protein produces the protein MRLKYFLKLGIPFVIVFQAPLIIAQNFNNYTQDLKGEKITIEMVAVKGGSFLMGADTNDSSRKDDEKPSHEVEVDDFWMGKYEITWEQYDAFVFGEFGPEQFKNIDKLNALGIDAVSGATPPYVDMSFNMGKENHPAVNMTQYAAIMYCKWLTSKTGVFYRLPTEAEWEYACKKGKTDEASNLKNVAWFNENTKDKYEKTGLKEVNNLGIHDLLGNVSEWVMDQYDADYYQSSPQKNPWNKPSELYPRIVRGGSWKDTKDKLCCTSRGQSKQKWKRRDPQIPKSDWWHTNAPFVGFRVVRPKIQPSKEAIKTYWLSVIEDYGLN, from the coding sequence ATGAGATTAAAATATTTTTTAAAATTAGGGATTCCTTTTGTAATAGTATTTCAAGCACCCCTAATCATTGCTCAAAACTTTAATAATTATACTCAAGATTTAAAAGGCGAAAAAATAACCATTGAAATGGTTGCTGTAAAAGGAGGTTCTTTTTTAATGGGAGCAGACACAAATGATTCCTCTCGAAAAGATGATGAAAAGCCAAGTCATGAAGTAGAAGTTGATGATTTCTGGATGGGTAAATATGAAATTACCTGGGAACAATATGATGCTTTCGTATTTGGCGAATTTGGACCAGAACAGTTTAAAAACATAGACAAATTAAATGCATTAGGAATTGATGCTGTTTCTGGAGCAACACCTCCGTACGTTGACATGAGTTTTAATATGGGAAAAGAAAACCACCCTGCTGTTAACATGACACAATATGCAGCCATTATGTATTGCAAATGGTTGACTTCAAAAACTGGCGTGTTTTACCGATTACCTACGGAAGCCGAATGGGAATATGCCTGTAAAAAAGGAAAAACAGATGAAGCCTCTAATCTTAAAAATGTGGCTTGGTTTAACGAAAACACAAAAGACAAATATGAAAAAACCGGGCTGAAAGAGGTTAATAATTTGGGGATTCATGATTTATTAGGTAATGTTTCAGAATGGGTTATGGATCAATATGACGCTGATTATTATCAATCATCTCCGCAAAAGAATCCTTGGAATAAACCTTCAGAGCTCTATCCTAGGATTGTTCGAGGAGGGTCGTGGAAAGACACTAAAGATAAATTATGCTGTACCTCAAGAGGTCAATCTAAACAAAAATGGAAACGTAGAGATCCTCAAATTCCAAAAAGTGATTGGTGGCATACTAATGCACCATTTGTTGGTTTTCGTGTGGTACGCCCTAAAATTCAACCATCAAAAGAAGCCATAAAAACATATTGGCTTTCCGTAATTGAAGATTACGGATTAAATTAA
- a CDS encoding LacI family DNA-binding transcriptional regulator, with product MKPKTTMKSIAEELGVSVSTVSKALKDNPRISKETREKIQAFSKLLNYQPDARAINLRKNVSKVIGVVIPEITNHFFTTVIKGIDYMTKKRGYQVMICLSNESYIEEVKNIKLLTSGSVDGLLISISSGTQKKGNYDHLFNIKNNQLPMVLFDRTEDFIACDMVKADDVGGAYNATKTLIKSGCKRIALINFKPYINIGKERRMGYCMALDEFGIKENNSLLFEVDEEKDLFKQIEKVYNLNPLPDAIFAVKEDFAAVAIKLALKKGLKIPKDISLISFVNGLISEYSSPSITAVIQHGYNMGKMAAELLIDRIENKTSEKPYETKVIATRLKHRDSTKKAN from the coding sequence ATGAAACCGAAAACAACTATGAAAAGCATCGCTGAAGAGCTTGGTGTTTCTGTTTCTACGGTTTCAAAAGCATTAAAAGACAATCCGAGAATAAGCAAAGAAACTCGAGAAAAAATACAAGCTTTTTCTAAATTACTTAACTACCAACCCGATGCACGCGCCATAAATCTGCGTAAAAATGTTTCTAAAGTTATTGGGGTTGTTATTCCAGAAATAACAAATCATTTCTTTACAACAGTTATTAAAGGCATTGATTATATGACAAAAAAACGAGGCTATCAAGTAATGATTTGTTTGTCTAATGAATCCTATATAGAAGAAGTAAAGAACATAAAACTTCTAACTTCAGGCAGTGTAGATGGGTTATTAATTTCTATTTCTTCGGGCACACAAAAAAAGGGAAATTACGACCACCTATTTAACATAAAAAACAATCAATTACCTATGGTTTTATTTGATAGAACTGAAGATTTTATAGCCTGTGATATGGTAAAAGCTGATGATGTAGGTGGGGCTTATAATGCCACAAAAACGTTAATTAAATCTGGCTGTAAACGTATTGCTCTAATTAACTTTAAACCTTATATCAATATTGGAAAAGAACGCAGAATGGGTTATTGCATGGCACTAGACGAGTTTGGCATCAAAGAAAATAATTCATTACTTTTTGAAGTCGATGAAGAAAAAGATCTTTTTAAACAAATTGAAAAGGTCTATAATTTAAACCCGCTCCCAGATGCCATTTTTGCTGTTAAAGAAGATTTCGCAGCCGTTGCTATAAAATTGGCCTTAAAAAAGGGTTTAAAAATACCCAAAGATATTTCATTAATAAGTTTTGTAAATGGTTTAATTTCTGAATACTCATCGCCTTCTATAACAGCTGTTATTCAACATGGCTATAATATGGGGAAAATGGCGGCAGAATTATTAATCGATAGAATTGAAAACAAAACCTCGGAAAAACCTTATGAAACTAAAGTCATTGCAACACGTTTAAAACATCGAGATTCAACAAAAAAAGCAAACTAA
- a CDS encoding hydroxypyruvate isomerase family protein, translating to MKRRSFIKKSTATASLLGITVSGMNAMNILDSNTQANMNSFKLNYAPHLGMFKHHAGNDPVNQLNFMADQGFNAFEDNDMKGRPIEVQEKMAKTMANRNITMGVFVAHKIHWKAPNLASGNLDKRQEFLNDIKTSIEVAKRVHAKWMTVVPGHVDLRQNIHYQTAHVIETLKQASAILEPHQITMVLEPLNFRDHPGLFLTESPQAFQICRAVNSPSCKILFDIYHQQIQEGNLIPNIDTCWDEIAYFQIGDNPGRNEPTTGEINYKNVFKHIHSKGFNGILGMEHGNSISGKAGELAVIEAYKTSDSF from the coding sequence ATGAAAAGAAGATCATTCATAAAAAAAAGTACGGCTACTGCATCCTTGTTAGGGATTACTGTATCTGGTATGAATGCTATGAATATTTTAGATTCAAATACACAAGCAAACATGAATAGTTTTAAATTAAATTACGCACCACATTTGGGCATGTTTAAACATCATGCAGGAAACGACCCTGTCAATCAATTAAATTTTATGGCAGATCAAGGCTTTAATGCTTTTGAAGATAATGATATGAAAGGTCGCCCTATTGAAGTCCAGGAGAAGATGGCAAAAACTATGGCCAATAGAAATATAACTATGGGGGTGTTTGTGGCTCATAAGATTCACTGGAAAGCACCTAATCTGGCAAGTGGCAATTTAGACAAGCGTCAAGAATTTTTAAACGACATTAAAACATCTATTGAGGTAGCTAAAAGAGTTCATGCTAAATGGATGACCGTTGTGCCTGGTCATGTAGATTTAAGACAAAATATCCATTACCAAACAGCTCATGTTATTGAAACACTAAAACAAGCATCGGCTATTTTAGAGCCCCATCAAATAACCATGGTATTGGAACCTTTAAATTTTAGAGATCATCCCGGTTTATTTTTAACAGAATCACCACAAGCATTTCAAATATGTAGAGCAGTAAACTCGCCTTCCTGTAAAATATTATTTGATATTTATCACCAACAAATCCAAGAAGGAAATTTAATTCCGAATATTGATACATGTTGGGACGAAATTGCTTATTTTCAAATTGGTGATAATCCTGGTCGTAATGAACCAACTACAGGGGAAATAAATTACAAGAATGTATTTAAACATATTCATTCAAAAGGGTTTAATGGTATTTTAGGGATGGAACATGGCAATTCTATAAGTGGTAAAGCTGGTGAATTAGCAGTTATTGAAGCTTACAAAACATCTGATAGTTTTTAA
- a CDS encoding TonB-dependent receptor, producing the protein MNKIIIRFMLTITSMFCNSVFSQNNISGEVKDRHGNALEGANIILSSSNYQSTTNTEGFFKIENITSNNYKITISHLGYKTIEQTIELKGKDITLSFVLEDDLLSLQTIVVTGTFDSRMQLESSTSVSILNSKSIQQNYPQGTASLLQNIPGTFTDASAGEVYTKVYTRGISASAEDDTGWYYVSLQEDGLPVSLVQHSYYSPDLFHRLDLTTQKVEALRGGSSSITALNAPGGIYNFISKGIRNEFGGDIQLTNGFQGEGNSLHKIDANIGGPLGNNWFFNAGGHYRHDDGARNTDFPFSKGGQFKFNVIKKNANGYLKFYGKVLNDKTNRYTGVAAVNWNNPTPAFGQDFGSTSLLMPSFNANIPDGRNLTQGASNSFDPSQGVHAKDLAFGFDIYQDLGNNWLLKNNIKFSTKDANWQTSISNAFVSLNNPLAYFISGAGFPIGQVVFKDAQSGIELARLNNAGILAGQPIEYLTSNALPNDAIMGTSAWYKENKADELMNQFTLQKKLENHNITTGFALGFSDTSLFTQGSFAFVTYEPNPRLLQVTLENPGDPVIQLSDSNGISNYGGLFFVNSRAKVSQISTFINDRWKVSDAIHLDLGLRYETIKHKGSKDRFAPFTQDGGLDGNNNTAYDNGILAPTGEKDNFNYNYSYLSFSGGINYKIDDDGALFARFSQGNKAPELNYYFNNFSNVPINKKGEIQKINQAEIGVKYNLKNFSFTSTLFWSQLKDIGIANFEFDSSDNSIFYTPIQFNTSRTIGLEWESVYSPVQNFILRFNGIIQNPKATEWKVYDAAGSVDTSDDSIIDYSGNILPFNPKLMFNLSNEYQKDKISAFIKWQFMGKRDGNVSNGFKLPAYSIFNVGAGYQITKQLSADLLVTNLFNSEGLANFFGANSFGANANGATPDFIAANPDTSFVVFPVLRRRALLKLNYSF; encoded by the coding sequence ATGAATAAAATTATAATACGTTTTATGCTTACAATAACAAGCATGTTTTGTAATTCTGTTTTTTCTCAAAATAATATTAGCGGAGAAGTAAAAGATAGACATGGCAATGCTTTAGAAGGTGCAAATATAATTTTAAGCTCTTCAAATTATCAAAGTACAACTAACACTGAGGGATTTTTTAAAATTGAAAATATCACCTCTAACAACTATAAAATAACAATATCACATTTAGGGTACAAAACAATTGAGCAAACTATTGAATTAAAAGGAAAAGACATAACACTTTCTTTTGTTTTAGAAGATGATTTGCTAAGCTTACAAACCATAGTAGTTACAGGCACTTTTGATTCTAGAATGCAATTAGAATCTAGCACCTCTGTAAGTATCCTAAATTCAAAATCAATTCAACAAAATTATCCGCAAGGAACTGCTAGCTTACTTCAAAACATTCCTGGCACATTTACAGATGCATCTGCTGGCGAAGTTTATACAAAAGTATATACACGAGGTATTTCAGCTTCTGCTGAAGATGATACGGGTTGGTATTATGTGTCTCTTCAAGAAGATGGACTTCCTGTTAGTCTCGTTCAACATTCATATTATAGTCCAGATCTTTTTCATCGTTTAGATTTAACCACACAAAAAGTAGAAGCACTAAGAGGTGGAAGCTCTTCTATTACAGCACTCAATGCGCCTGGAGGTATCTATAATTTTATATCGAAAGGTATTAGAAACGAATTTGGTGGTGACATTCAATTAACAAACGGTTTTCAAGGAGAAGGAAATTCTCTACACAAAATAGACGCTAATATTGGTGGTCCTTTAGGCAATAATTGGTTTTTTAATGCAGGTGGACATTATAGGCATGATGATGGTGCTCGAAATACAGATTTCCCATTCAGTAAAGGCGGTCAATTCAAATTTAATGTCATAAAAAAGAATGCTAATGGGTATCTGAAATTTTATGGTAAAGTATTAAACGATAAAACAAATAGATATACTGGTGTTGCTGCTGTAAACTGGAACAACCCTACTCCTGCTTTTGGGCAAGATTTCGGGTCAACCTCGCTATTAATGCCTAGTTTTAATGCTAATATTCCTGATGGGAGAAACCTCACTCAAGGCGCATCAAACAGCTTTGATCCTTCACAAGGAGTTCACGCAAAAGATTTAGCCTTCGGGTTTGATATATATCAAGATTTAGGTAATAATTGGTTATTAAAAAATAACATAAAATTCTCTACTAAAGATGCCAATTGGCAAACTTCAATAAGCAATGCATTTGTTTCTTTAAATAACCCACTAGCCTATTTTATTAGTGGCGCTGGTTTCCCAATTGGTCAGGTTGTTTTTAAAGATGCACAATCAGGCATAGAGCTTGCACGTCTTAACAACGCAGGAATTTTAGCAGGACAACCTATAGAATATTTAACTAGTAATGCATTACCCAATGATGCCATTATGGGAACTTCTGCTTGGTACAAAGAAAACAAAGCAGATGAATTGATGAATCAATTTACATTACAAAAAAAATTAGAAAACCATAATATTACAACAGGTTTTGCTTTAGGGTTTTCTGATACATCTTTATTCACTCAAGGGAGTTTTGCTTTTGTAACATACGAGCCTAACCCAAGGCTACTTCAAGTAACACTTGAGAATCCAGGAGATCCAGTAATTCAACTATCCGACTCCAATGGTATTAGTAATTATGGTGGCTTATTTTTTGTAAATTCCAGAGCGAAAGTAAGTCAAATATCAACTTTTATTAATGATAGATGGAAAGTTTCTGATGCTATTCATTTAGATTTAGGATTACGTTACGAGACCATTAAGCATAAAGGCAGTAAAGATCGTTTTGCTCCGTTTACACAAGATGGAGGTTTAGATGGGAATAATAATACAGCTTATGATAATGGCATTTTAGCTCCAACAGGTGAAAAAGATAATTTCAATTACAATTATAGCTACTTATCTTTTTCAGGAGGTATTAATTATAAAATTGATGATGATGGCGCTTTATTTGCTAGGTTTTCTCAAGGAAATAAGGCTCCAGAATTAAATTATTATTTCAATAACTTCTCTAATGTACCCATTAACAAAAAAGGAGAAATACAAAAAATAAATCAGGCAGAAATAGGTGTTAAGTATAATCTTAAAAACTTCTCTTTTACAAGTACACTATTTTGGAGTCAGCTTAAAGATATTGGTATTGCAAATTTTGAATTTGATTCTAGTGATAATAGTATTTTTTATACCCCAATACAGTTTAACACTTCAAGAACTATAGGCTTAGAGTGGGAAAGTGTTTATTCGCCGGTTCAAAATTTCATCCTTCGTTTTAACGGAATCATTCAAAATCCAAAAGCCACTGAATGGAAAGTTTATGATGCAGCAGGTTCGGTTGATACAAGTGATGACAGTATTATAGATTATTCAGGAAATATATTACCATTTAACCCTAAGTTAATGTTTAATCTTAGTAATGAATATCAAAAAGATAAAATTTCAGCATTTATTAAGTGGCAATTTATGGGCAAACGCGATGGCAACGTTTCTAATGGTTTTAAGCTTCCCGCTTATAGTATCTTTAACGTTGGTGCCGGGTACCAAATAACCAAACAATTATCAGCAGACCTATTGGTAACAAATCTTTTTAATTCAGAAGGGTTAGCCAACTTTTTTGGTGCTAATAGTTTTGGTGCTAATGCAAATGGAGCTACACCAGATTTTATAGCAGCCAATCCAGATACTAGTTTTGTGGTTTTTCCTGTTTTGCGTAGAAGAGCCTTATTAAAATTAAATTATAGCTTTTAG